One part of the Clostridium thermosuccinogenes genome encodes these proteins:
- a CDS encoding sugar phosphate isomerase/epimerase family protein yields the protein MICPGLVSVTFRQLKPREIVDLTRKAGLHGIEWGGDIHVPHGDIKTAEEVHKMTIDSGLSVTSYGSYYRVGCEDDNFDLFRQVLETAVKLEAPVIRVWAGTKASSDADDKYRERVAWCSKKIAELAEPAGINISFEYHGGTLTDTLESALALYDRIHHKNIRSYWQPRTALSPEENKKELESVLPLLSNIHVFHWTLDDHGNTLRHPLADGREVWKNYLSCLKGLPDKRYALLEFVEKDDPAQFLKDAQVLKELLD from the coding sequence ATGATATGTCCAGGACTTGTTTCCGTTACCTTCCGGCAGCTAAAGCCCCGGGAAATCGTGGATCTTACCCGGAAAGCCGGACTTCATGGAATTGAATGGGGAGGGGATATCCATGTGCCCCACGGGGATATAAAGACCGCGGAGGAAGTGCATAAAATGACCATCGATTCCGGTTTGTCCGTCACTTCATACGGTTCTTATTACAGAGTAGGCTGCGAAGACGACAACTTTGACCTTTTCCGACAGGTACTGGAAACGGCTGTAAAGCTGGAAGCCCCTGTAATCCGGGTGTGGGCCGGCACAAAAGCTTCTTCGGACGCTGATGACAAATACAGGGAAAGGGTGGCATGGTGTTCGAAGAAAATAGCAGAACTGGCTGAACCCGCGGGAATAAACATATCCTTCGAGTATCACGGAGGTACTTTGACAGACACCCTCGAATCCGCTCTTGCCTTATACGACAGAATTCACCATAAGAATATCCGAAGCTATTGGCAGCCCCGGACTGCTTTGAGTCCCGAGGAAAACAAAAAAGAACTGGAGTCTGTTCTGCCGCTCCTTTCAAATATTCACGTATTTCACTGGACATTGGACGATCACGGCAATACTCTCCGCCATCCCCTTGCAGATGGTAGGGAGGTATGGAAGAATTATCTGTCATGCCTTAAGGGCCTTCCTGATAAACGCTACGCCCTGCTGGAATTTGTGGAAAAGGATGATCCGGCACAATTTCTCAAAGATGCACAAGTCCTGAAGGAACTTCTTGATTGA
- a CDS encoding tyrosine-protein phosphatase — MKKNKKYGEPMMSIDLHSHILPGIDDGARDMETSLEMLKIAERDGIRHIVATPHFIKGEVENPAQVVLEKCEQLKQEINRENIKVDIYPGSEVYMTPEIPELLKEGRICTLNGSSYVLVELPMTAIPIYAAEVFYRIKLNGFEPILAHPERNREIAGNPNILFNFIQSGVLAQINAASLMGFYGSEVKNAAWTLLKHGMVHFAASDSHTCRGRAPRLSMPRSLVAEKMGEDTAQRLFELNGFAVLNNERIDFQEPSMVKKRKSFSIPILSKLFRKK; from the coding sequence ATGAAGAAAAATAAAAAATATGGTGAACCCATGATGAGTATAGATTTGCATTCCCACATCCTCCCGGGCATAGACGACGGAGCCCGGGATATGGAAACATCTCTAGAAATGCTAAAGATAGCCGAAAGGGACGGCATCAGGCATATCGTTGCCACCCCGCACTTTATAAAAGGAGAAGTGGAAAATCCTGCCCAGGTGGTATTGGAAAAATGTGAACAACTCAAGCAAGAGATAAATAGAGAGAATATAAAGGTGGATATATATCCCGGAAGCGAAGTGTATATGACCCCGGAAATACCGGAACTGCTTAAGGAAGGGCGCATTTGCACTTTGAACGGTTCCTCCTATGTGCTGGTGGAGCTGCCCATGACGGCCATACCCATATATGCCGCCGAAGTGTTCTATCGGATTAAGCTGAATGGCTTTGAACCTATACTGGCACATCCCGAAAGGAACAGGGAGATTGCCGGCAATCCTAATATTCTGTTTAATTTCATTCAATCCGGTGTGTTGGCTCAGATTAATGCAGCAAGCCTGATGGGCTTTTATGGGAGCGAAGTAAAGAATGCGGCCTGGACTTTATTAAAGCACGGCATGGTGCATTTTGCTGCTTCCGATTCTCACACATGCAGGGGAAGAGCTCCGAGGCTTAGCATGCCCAGAAGCCTGGTGGCGGAAAAGATGGGCGAGGATACGGCCCAAAGGTTGTTTGAATTGAATGGGTTTGCGGTTTTGAACAATGAAAGGATTGACTTTCAGGAGCCCAGCATGGTAAAAAAAAGAAAGAGCTTTAGCATACCAATTCTCAGTAAACTTTTCAGAAAGAAATAA
- a CDS encoding S-layer homology domain-containing protein, which produces MRRFLATVLIAAVLIVQLTAGVAYAGSSDVRTAVEQLNRLDNNSKGMLLGMLWDFAVAEIGKGSEVTVDDIYEAIKSALTNIQNPSDNQKNMWETIIAETGNTSNDGKIAGESLKLIIGKILNNKQIIIDYYNTFKQFVDKGFVKEFLGLPANATDGQVYEKLLPYLEEVVTLNDEGKFVRYGDVKAKIAAKIGVRQELLDLFLGIDVNGEMDKYIARMNNYIGNGPNQISTEDAIYMLELYNLFAPRTTPTPGGGGGGIVVPPEDTEDDMDDINKIADELDEISSGDEDPEDKISSAAKLIKSAVEKIDAVEDVEKALEIAENIILKTKDIFKEAESKGILADELSRELKAIADKVISKVGKTTVKVVASDGLVKAVLSSEEADKQVQLMEDIVKTAAALNKALAESKADVKVDAVLRIELDCDDAYDASAVELPGSIFKAAVEKKLDKIAIDTGIAVISIAPHDMFAEGEVRLEAAKVDKDTLPEDIKALVGNNAVYDFNLTVDGKALDKFAEPVEISIPYTLKAGENPEKLTVFYINDKNELENVIGVYDEDTKTVKFTVRHFSKYVIKVNAVTFSDLNTVKWAKDGIEAMAAKGIIKGVGGGKFDPSSNVTRAQFAAMIARALNLVDDAAESSFTDVDESYLFYKEISAAYNAGIVKGTPDGSFLPNAYITRQDAAVMIANALVYIKGKSFPEDADAYIGKYVDQARISKYARDAAALCSKYSIIIGSDKGEYDPKGHTTRAAAALMIYRLFNVK; this is translated from the coding sequence ATGAGAAGGTTTCTAGCGACAGTATTAATTGCAGCAGTGCTGATAGTTCAGCTGACTGCAGGTGTGGCATATGCAGGAAGTTCAGACGTCAGGACTGCGGTAGAGCAGCTGAACAGGCTGGATAACAACAGCAAAGGAATGCTGCTTGGGATGTTATGGGATTTTGCTGTTGCCGAGATAGGCAAGGGCAGTGAAGTAACGGTTGATGATATATATGAAGCAATTAAGAGTGCATTAACCAACATTCAAAATCCATCGGACAACCAAAAAAACATGTGGGAGACAATAATTGCGGAAACCGGGAATACCAGCAATGACGGCAAGATTGCCGGAGAGTCTCTGAAATTGATTATAGGCAAAATCCTCAACAATAAGCAGATTATTATCGACTATTATAATACATTTAAGCAATTTGTGGACAAGGGCTTTGTTAAGGAATTCCTGGGCCTGCCTGCCAATGCCACCGACGGACAGGTTTATGAAAAGCTTCTCCCTTACCTTGAGGAAGTAGTGACATTGAATGATGAAGGCAAATTTGTAAGATACGGAGATGTAAAAGCAAAAATAGCGGCAAAGATCGGGGTAAGGCAGGAGCTGCTGGACCTGTTTTTAGGCATAGATGTGAATGGAGAGATGGACAAATACATAGCCCGCATGAACAATTACATCGGGAACGGACCAAATCAGATCAGCACGGAAGATGCCATCTATATGCTTGAGCTGTATAATCTCTTTGCTCCAAGGACTACACCGACTCCCGGCGGAGGTGGCGGAGGCATAGTTGTTCCCCCGGAAGACACTGAGGATGATATGGACGACATCAATAAAATAGCTGATGAGCTGGATGAGATAAGCTCCGGGGATGAAGATCCGGAAGATAAGATAAGCAGTGCTGCCAAACTGATAAAGTCGGCTGTGGAAAAGATTGACGCAGTGGAAGATGTGGAGAAAGCCCTGGAGATCGCTGAAAATATAATTCTCAAAACAAAGGATATCTTTAAAGAGGCAGAAAGCAAAGGCATTTTGGCCGACGAATTAAGCAGGGAACTGAAAGCCATCGCAGACAAGGTTATCAGCAAGGTGGGCAAAACAACTGTAAAAGTGGTTGCCTCCGACGGTTTGGTAAAAGCTGTTTTGTCCTCGGAAGAAGCGGACAAGCAGGTTCAATTAATGGAGGACATCGTAAAGACGGCCGCTGCTCTGAACAAGGCGCTTGCTGAAAGCAAGGCGGATGTAAAAGTGGATGCAGTATTAAGGATTGAGCTGGACTGCGATGATGCTTACGATGCTTCAGCAGTTGAACTGCCCGGCTCCATATTCAAGGCTGCTGTCGAAAAGAAGCTGGATAAGATAGCTATCGATACAGGTATAGCTGTAATATCCATTGCACCTCATGATATGTTCGCAGAGGGTGAAGTGAGGCTTGAAGCTGCAAAAGTGGACAAGGATACTTTGCCGGAGGATATAAAGGCTTTGGTGGGCAACAATGCTGTATATGATTTTAACCTTACGGTAGATGGAAAGGCATTGGACAAGTTTGCCGAGCCGGTAGAGATATCCATACCTTATACCCTCAAGGCTGGGGAAAATCCTGAGAAACTGACCGTATTCTATATTAATGATAAGAACGAGCTGGAGAACGTCATCGGTGTCTATGACGAGGATACCAAGACGGTGAAATTCACCGTAAGGCATTTCAGCAAGTATGTAATTAAGGTAAACGCCGTAACTTTCAGCGACCTTAATACCGTGAAGTGGGCTAAGGACGGAATAGAAGCCATGGCCGCCAAAGGCATCATCAAGGGCGTCGGCGGTGGTAAGTTCGATCCCTCCAGCAATGTCACAAGAGCCCAGTTTGCAGCAATGATAGCCAGGGCGCTTAACCTGGTGGACGATGCGGCCGAAAGCAGCTTTACCGATGTGGATGAGAGCTACCTTTTCTACAAGGAAATATCCGCCGCATATAATGCAGGCATAGTCAAGGGAACGCCCGATGGAAGCTTCCTGCCCAACGCCTACATCACAAGGCAGGACGCAGCCGTCATGATTGCCAATGCCCTTGTATATATAAAAGGCAAGTCATTCCCTGAGGATGCAGACGCATATATAGGCAAGTATGTCGACCAGGCAAGGATATCCAAGTACGCCAGGGATGCTGCAGCCCTGTGCAGCAAGTATTCGATAATTATAGGCAGCGACAAGGGGGAATACGATCCTAAGGGACATACCACAAGAGCTGCTGCGGCGCTGATGATATACAGGCTGTTCAATGTAAAATAG
- a CDS encoding YveK family protein, giving the protein MPEMDALELKDLLLIIKKRLWLIVVITLATSALSAILSFFLMNPVYQSDTSLYIGRSMDNQSSIGYNDLMLNTQLVNDYRELVKSRMVTSIVLEKLSLKDMTLEQLSEKLNVESKQNTRLIVISAQDEDPVLARDIANTVAEIFMEKVADIMMVENIQIIDTAELPEAPVKPNKLMNIAIATLLGFMLSTGVVFLVEYMDDTIKTPDDVQKYLGLSVVGTIPVFDEEK; this is encoded by the coding sequence ATGCCAGAAATGGATGCACTGGAACTGAAAGACTTATTACTCATTATCAAAAAAAGGCTATGGCTTATAGTTGTAATAACTCTAGCCACATCAGCCTTGTCTGCGATATTAAGCTTTTTTCTTATGAATCCTGTATATCAATCGGACACTTCGCTTTATATAGGCAGAAGTATGGATAACCAAAGCTCCATCGGATATAATGACCTGATGCTGAACACCCAATTGGTCAATGACTATCGTGAGCTGGTAAAAAGCAGGATGGTCACCAGCATTGTGTTGGAAAAGCTGAGTTTGAAGGATATGACGCTGGAACAGCTGTCGGAAAAGCTGAATGTGGAGTCCAAACAAAATACAAGGCTTATTGTGATTTCCGCCCAGGATGAAGATCCGGTACTGGCCAGGGATATAGCCAATACGGTAGCCGAAATTTTTATGGAAAAAGTGGCGGACATCATGATGGTGGAAAATATACAGATTATCGATACGGCTGAGCTGCCGGAAGCTCCTGTCAAGCCCAATAAGCTTATGAATATTGCCATAGCAACCCTGCTGGGCTTTATGCTGAGCACAGGAGTGGTTTTTCTTGTAGAGTATATGGATGATACCATCAAGACTCCCGATGATGTTCAAAAATACTTGGGCCTTTCAGTTGTAGGCACAATACCGGTGTTCGATGAAGAAAAATAA